One region of Maylandia zebra isolate NMK-2024a linkage group LG10, Mzebra_GT3a, whole genome shotgun sequence genomic DNA includes:
- the LOC106675659 gene encoding uncharacterized protein LOC106675659: MAPLIAVLLVFVFLLTLGGLVVAVRRLKQLVSTPQEKVGPGQQVQFSSTASTLQLQSSTVDNIYQMESDGDGGDGGDGGSSDGGSSDGGGGDGGRGEDGGDYEYCP, translated from the exons ATGGCGCCTCTGATCGCCGTCCTGCTGGTCTTCGTGTTTCTGCTCACGCTCGGTGGACTCGTCGTCGCCG TGAGAAGACTGAAGCAGCTCGTCAGCAC CCCTCAGGAGAAGGTCGGCCCGGGTCAGCAGGTCCAGTTCAGCTCCACGGCGTCCACTCTGCAGCTGCAGAGCTCCACCGTGGACAACATCTACCAGATGGAGAGCGACGGTGATGGCGGCGATGGCGGCGATGGTGGCAGTAGCGATGGTGGCAGTAGCGATGGCGGCGGCGGTGATGGAGGTAGAGGAGAAGATGGGGGAGACTATGAGTACTGCCCCTGA